From the genome of Campylobacter concisus, one region includes:
- the panC gene encoding pantoate--beta-alanine ligase, translating into MQIIRTIKELENFVSSTSAKIGFVPTMGALHDGHVSLIKKCVNENEISIVSTFVNPTQFLPGEDLDKYPRNEQNDIKICEQNGVSAIFIPDAGKLYFEDEPLIVAPKKFSAILEGKTRPGHFDGVLRVLNKLFRLTRANSVYMGKKDTQQLIIVQNMIKTFFLNIELVACDIVREPDGLALSSRNVYICDEDKCNALRLSRSLNKAQNLIQNGEEDASEIKTKMLEVLEPLKVDYVAITDRNLNEISKIEKNNTIILVAAYVGKTRLIDNIWI; encoded by the coding sequence ATGCAAATCATAAGAACTATAAAAGAACTTGAAAATTTCGTCTCTAGCACAAGCGCAAAGATCGGTTTTGTGCCGACCATGGGCGCACTTCATGACGGACACGTTAGCCTTATTAAAAAATGCGTGAACGAAAATGAGATAAGTATCGTCTCAACATTCGTTAATCCAACTCAATTTTTACCAGGCGAAGATCTAGACAAATACCCAAGAAATGAGCAAAACGACATTAAAATTTGCGAGCAAAACGGCGTTAGCGCTATCTTTATCCCAGATGCTGGTAAACTTTACTTTGAAGATGAGCCTCTAATCGTTGCTCCAAAGAAATTTTCAGCCATCTTAGAGGGCAAAACTAGGCCTGGACACTTTGACGGCGTACTAAGAGTGCTAAACAAGCTATTTCGCCTAACTCGTGCAAATAGCGTTTATATGGGCAAAAAAGACACACAACAACTAATCATAGTACAAAACATGATAAAGACATTTTTCCTAAACATCGAGCTAGTGGCTTGCGATATCGTTAGAGAGCCAGACGGCTTAGCGCTTTCAAGTAGAAATGTCTATATCTGCGACGAAGATAAATGTAATGCTCTAAGGCTTTCAAGATCGCTAAATAAAGCACAAAATTTGATCCAAAACGGCGAGGAAGACGCAAGTGAGATCAAAACAAAGATGCTTGAAGTGCTAGAGCCGTTAAAGGTTGATTATGTCGCTATTACGGATAGAAATTTAAATGAAATTTCCAAAATAGAAAAAAATAACACCATCATTTTAGTAGCAGCTTATGTTGGCAAAACTAGGCTAATAGACAACATCTGGATATAA
- the rimO gene encoding 30S ribosomal protein S12 methylthiotransferase RimO produces MPKLHLISLGCNKNLVDSEIMLGRLQNYDITDDISDADVIIVNTCGFIKSAKEESIQTILEMHEARKNGSLLVVTGCLMQRYKDELMKELPEVDLFTGVADYDKIDEIILKKQNLFSPQTYLQANEERVITGSNYHAYIKISEGCNQKCSFCAIPTFKGKLKSRSLENIVNEVKNLVKKGYYDFSFLSQDSSSYMRDQGVSDGLINLIDEIEKIKGVRSARILYLYPSTTSKELIERIIASPIFHNYFDMPIQHISEDMLKTMKRGSGAKKIKELLNLMRNAENSFLRTGVIVGHPGESEEDFEELCKFLEEFKFDRISAFAYSKEEDTASFEMEQIPAKIISKRLNKIEKITKKAINESLQKEIGKQFYASLEGESSEGEMFYAAKKDIWDKDIDGEILINESDVKELEIGSLYLCEVTDVVDQKLIAKIIKKAK; encoded by the coding sequence ATGCCAAAACTTCACTTAATTTCACTTGGCTGTAACAAAAATTTAGTTGATTCTGAGATCATGCTTGGCAGATTGCAAAACTACGATATTACAGACGATATCAGTGACGCTGATGTTATCATCGTAAATACCTGTGGCTTTATCAAATCCGCCAAAGAAGAGAGCATACAAACCATACTTGAGATGCACGAAGCTCGTAAAAATGGCTCTTTGCTAGTAGTAACTGGTTGTCTTATGCAGCGCTACAAAGATGAGCTTATGAAAGAGCTACCAGAGGTTGATCTCTTTACCGGTGTGGCTGACTATGACAAGATCGATGAGATCATCTTGAAAAAGCAAAATTTATTTAGCCCGCAAACTTATCTGCAAGCAAATGAAGAGCGTGTGATAACTGGCTCAAACTACCACGCCTACATCAAAATTTCAGAGGGCTGTAACCAAAAATGCAGTTTTTGTGCCATTCCAACTTTTAAAGGCAAGCTAAAATCGCGCTCGCTTGAAAACATCGTAAATGAGGTTAAAAATCTAGTCAAAAAAGGCTACTACGACTTTAGCTTTTTATCACAAGACTCAAGCTCATATATGCGCGATCAGGGCGTTAGCGACGGGCTTATAAATTTAATAGACGAGATAGAAAAGATAAAGGGCGTAAGGAGTGCCAGGATACTTTATCTCTACCCAAGTACAACTAGCAAGGAGCTAATTGAACGTATCATCGCTTCGCCTATCTTTCACAACTACTTTGATATGCCGATCCAACACATCAGCGAAGACATGCTAAAGACAATGAAGCGTGGAAGCGGTGCTAAAAAGATAAAAGAGCTTTTAAATTTAATGAGAAATGCCGAGAATTCATTCTTACGAACTGGTGTCATCGTCGGACACCCTGGCGAGAGCGAGGAGGATTTTGAGGAACTTTGCAAATTTTTAGAAGAGTTTAAATTTGATAGAATTTCAGCCTTTGCCTACTCAAAAGAAGAAGATACGGCATCTTTTGAAATGGAGCAAATCCCAGCTAAGATCATCTCAAAAAGACTAAATAAGATAGAAAAGATCACTAAAAAAGCGATAAATGAGAGCTTGCAAAAAGAGATTGGCAAGCAATTTTATGCTTCTCTTGAGGGCGAAAGCAGCGAGGGCGAGATGTTTTACGCAGCAAAAAAAGACATCTGGGATAAAGATATAGACGGCGAAATTTTAATAAACGAAAGCGACGTAAAAGAGCTTGAGATCGGCTCACTCTACCTTTGTGAGGTCACTGACGTGGTCGATCAAAAACTAATCGCTAAAATCATCAAAAAAGCAAAATGA
- the tilS gene encoding tRNA lysidine(34) synthetase TilS, with translation MISQNVREKLSSGANLLAFSHGIDSTALFYILEEAGIKFDIAMVDYNVREQSKSEIKSAKELADKFGKKIYTKSVFLDNSNFEKNAREVRYEFFGEICQKFSYENLILAHQFDDKFEWFLMQLGKGAGLKELFGMSEFEKRKHFWLVRPLLNLRKKELQNYLNERNLDYFIDETNLKGEFKRSFMRLNFSEPFLDNYFNGVKKSFEFLEADRQILMPNITKISDEIFIIKNDSNAIRGIDMVAKELNVLLSKAQKDELSTNLAKQTSVVLSGKIAVGYADTYLLVTPFCKAIMPKIFKEKARILKIPAINRGYLFAINFDLSKLDSNKY, from the coding sequence ATGATAAGCCAAAATGTGCGAGAAAAGCTAAGCTCAGGTGCAAACCTGCTTGCATTCTCGCACGGCATAGACAGCACCGCACTTTTTTACATTTTAGAAGAGGCTGGGATCAAATTTGATATAGCGATGGTTGATTACAATGTGCGAGAGCAAAGCAAAAGCGAGATAAAAAGTGCAAAAGAGCTCGCAGATAAATTTGGTAAAAAAATTTATACTAAAAGCGTTTTTTTAGATAATTCAAATTTTGAAAAAAATGCGCGCGAGGTAAGATATGAGTTTTTTGGCGAGATTTGTCAAAAATTTAGCTATGAAAATTTGATCCTAGCACATCAGTTTGACGATAAATTTGAGTGGTTTTTGATGCAACTTGGTAAAGGTGCTGGACTAAAAGAGCTCTTTGGCATGAGTGAGTTTGAAAAAAGAAAGCACTTTTGGCTAGTTAGGCCGCTTTTAAATTTACGCAAAAAAGAGCTTCAAAATTATCTTAATGAGAGAAATTTGGACTATTTTATTGATGAGACAAATTTAAAGGGCGAGTTTAAAAGAAGCTTCATGAGGCTAAATTTTAGCGAACCGTTTTTAGATAATTATTTTAATGGCGTAAAAAAAAGCTTTGAGTTTTTAGAAGCCGATAGACAAATTTTAATGCCAAATATCACAAAAATAAGTGATGAAATTTTTATCATAAAAAATGATAGTAATGCGATACGAGGCATCGACATGGTCGCAAAAGAGCTAAACGTGCTTCTAAGCAAAGCTCAAAAAGATGAGCTAAGCACAAATTTAGCAAAGCAAACAAGCGTGGTACTAAGTGGCAAGATAGCTGTCGGATACGCAGACACTTACCTTTTAGTAACTCCATTTTGCAAAGCCATAATGCCAAAAATTTTTAAAGAGAAGGCTAGAATTTTAAAAATTCCAGCTATAAATAGAGGCTATCTTTTTGCTATAAATTTTGATTTATCAAAATTAGATTCTAATAAATATTGA
- a CDS encoding ribose-phosphate pyrophosphokinase, whose amino-acid sequence MRGYKIFSGTANIELSKKISQYLSLPLSEASIKRFSDGEISVQIGESVRGKDVFVIQPTCAPTNTNLMELLILTDALRRSSASSITAIVPYFGYARQDRKAAPRVPITAKLVANMMQTAGIDRVVTMDLHAGQIQGFFDIPVDNLYGSIIFNDYVRAKNLPNPIVASPDVGGVARARALAKNLNLDMVIVDKRREKANESEVMNIIGDVNGKDVILVDDMIDTAGTIVKAAEIFKERGATSVMAFCTHPVLSGPAYDRLKLGFLDELVVTDTIPLAEELPCIKVLSAASLFGEVIRRVYHNESVNSLF is encoded by the coding sequence ATGAGAGGCTATAAAATTTTCTCAGGAACGGCTAATATTGAGCTTTCAAAGAAAATTTCGCAATATCTTTCACTTCCTCTTAGCGAGGCAAGTATAAAAAGATTTAGCGATGGAGAGATCAGCGTGCAAATCGGCGAGAGCGTGCGCGGAAAAGATGTTTTTGTCATTCAGCCAACATGTGCACCGACAAATACAAATTTAATGGAGCTACTTATTTTAACTGATGCTTTAAGACGCAGTAGTGCAAGCTCTATAACAGCGATTGTGCCGTATTTTGGCTACGCTAGACAAGACAGAAAAGCAGCTCCTAGAGTGCCGATCACTGCAAAACTAGTGGCAAACATGATGCAAACAGCAGGTATCGATAGAGTCGTCACTATGGATCTTCACGCAGGACAAATTCAAGGATTTTTTGATATTCCGGTTGATAACCTTTATGGAAGTATCATTTTTAATGACTATGTAAGGGCCAAAAATTTACCAAATCCAATCGTTGCAAGTCCTGATGTAGGCGGCGTAGCTCGTGCTAGAGCCTTGGCTAAAAATCTAAATCTTGACATGGTTATCGTAGATAAGCGCCGCGAAAAAGCAAACGAGAGCGAAGTGATGAATATAATCGGTGACGTAAATGGTAAAGATGTGATTTTAGTTGATGATATGATAGATACAGCTGGCACGATCGTAAAAGCAGCTGAAATTTTTAAAGAGCGTGGCGCAACTAGCGTTATGGCGTTTTGTACGCATCCAGTCCTTAGCGGACCAGCTTACGATAGGCTAAAACTAGGCTTTTTGGATGAGCTAGTTGTTACTGATACGATACCTTTAGCAGAGGAGCTACCTTGTATAAAAGTGCTAAGCGCAGCTTCATTGTTTGGCGAAGTGATACGCCGTGTATATCACAATGAAAGCGTAAATAGCTTATTTTAA
- a CDS encoding DUF488 domain-containing protein → MFKAYRIYDFIKDDSLDMKAAFVDRLYPRGIRKEIFSNFLWLKDITPSTALREWFHEDREARFDEFCEKFELELDNEKAQSCFKMLKKLEKEYGDIALLTASKDINLCHIVVLLKILNK, encoded by the coding sequence ATGTTTAAAGCTTATAGAATTTATGATTTTATCAAAGATGATAGTTTGGATATGAAGGCAGCTTTTGTTGATAGACTCTATCCAAGAGGCATAAGAAAAGAGATATTTTCAAATTTTCTTTGGTTAAAAGATATCACACCAAGCACTGCTTTAAGAGAGTGGTTTCATGAAGATAGAGAAGCTAGATTTGATGAGTTTTGTGAGAAATTTGAGCTCGAGCTTGATAATGAAAAAGCACAATCTTGCTTTAAAATGCTAAAAAAACTAGAAAAAGAGTATGGCGATATAGCACTTTTAACAGCTAGTAAAGATATAAATCTTTGCCATATCGTTGTGTTATTAAAAATTTTAAATAAGTAG
- a CDS encoding pyridoxamine kinase — protein MKRILTIQDISCVGKCSLTVALPIISAQGIEACILPTALLSTHTGFKNFTFRDLTNEFDEITQVWHKENIAFDGIYTGFLGSFSQLELIEKIFNEFSSSAPLILVDPCMGDNGKLYHGFDKKFVMKMREICTKAHVITPNITEASFMCGMPFLGSDYTQDYILELLEGLASFGVRKIVLKGIRYKQNECGIIAYDAKTKEKVGYFHEFLPFHTSGTGDIFASVLFGSLVNGETIETAIKKAANFVLSSIKITLKDKNRTWYGVQFEKVLGALAK, from the coding sequence ATGAAAAGAATCCTTACAATACAAGATATCTCGTGTGTTGGCAAATGTTCCCTTACTGTCGCACTTCCGATAATTAGCGCTCAAGGCATCGAAGCATGTATATTGCCTACTGCGCTACTTTCGACTCATACTGGCTTTAAAAATTTCACTTTTCGTGATCTAACTAATGAATTTGACGAGATAACACAGGTTTGGCACAAAGAAAATATCGCATTTGATGGAATTTATACTGGGTTTTTAGGCAGCTTTAGCCAGCTTGAGCTGATAGAGAAAATTTTTAATGAGTTTAGTAGCTCTGCTCCGCTAATACTTGTAGATCCTTGCATGGGTGACAATGGCAAGCTCTATCATGGGTTTGATAAAAAATTTGTTATGAAAATGCGTGAAATTTGCACAAAGGCTCACGTCATCACGCCAAATATAACTGAAGCAAGCTTTATGTGCGGGATGCCGTTTTTAGGCAGTGACTATACGCAAGATTATATTTTAGAGTTGCTTGAAGGTTTAGCTAGCTTTGGAGTTAGAAAGATTGTGTTAAAGGGCATTAGATACAAGCAAAATGAATGCGGCATCATAGCTTACGACGCAAAGACAAAAGAGAAGGTAGGGTATTTTCACGAATTTTTGCCATTTCACACGAGTGGGACTGGAGATATATTTGCTTCAGTGCTTTTTGGCTCGCTAGTAAATGGCGAAACGATAGAAACTGCTATAAAAAAGGCGGCAAATTTTGTGCTTAGTAGCATTAAAATCACATTAAAAGATAAGAACCGCACATGGTATGGTGTGCAGTTTGAAAAGGTGCTTGGCGCTCTTGCAAAATAG
- a CDS encoding radical SAM protein → MSLGIDLSPNQKSCNFDCVYCELSGAKTVNAIENPPSVDEIISDLKEALKTYQNIDVITLTANGEPTLYPHLKELIAKVNELKGSAKTLILSNGSGVCDPKICEALQGLDIVKFSLDSAVQSTFKKIDRNKSGIEVGELIKAMAKFCKEFKGELVLEILVVAGFNDKKSEFETLNVAIKEIAPHRVDIGTIDRPPAYNVKGVDAKKLEELAKQISCVPVNIAKAHKIEQKYNFSEDEILEMLRRRPQTIANVEENFSDSSKQTLAKFLQQDVVYLADIAGVKFYKLRV, encoded by the coding sequence ATGAGCCTTGGCATAGATCTAAGCCCTAATCAAAAATCATGTAATTTTGACTGTGTTTATTGCGAGCTAAGTGGCGCAAAAACAGTCAATGCGATAGAAAATCCGCCAAGTGTTGACGAGATTATAAGCGATTTAAAAGAAGCTTTAAAAACTTATCAAAACATCGATGTCATCACGCTTACAGCAAATGGCGAACCAACTCTTTACCCACACCTAAAAGAGCTGATAGCAAAAGTAAATGAGCTAAAAGGTAGCGCAAAAACACTTATTTTGAGTAATGGCTCAGGCGTGTGTGATCCAAAAATTTGTGAAGCCTTGCAAGGGCTTGATATAGTTAAATTTAGCCTTGATAGCGCGGTGCAAAGCACATTTAAAAAGATAGACCGCAACAAAAGTGGCATAGAAGTTGGCGAGCTCATAAAAGCGATGGCTAAATTTTGCAAGGAATTTAAAGGCGAACTTGTGCTTGAAATTTTGGTCGTGGCTGGATTTAACGACAAAAAAAGTGAGTTTGAAACACTTAACGTGGCGATAAAAGAGATAGCTCCGCACCGAGTGGATATTGGCACGATAGATCGCCCACCAGCTTACAATGTAAAGGGTGTAGACGCCAAAAAACTAGAGGAGCTAGCCAAGCAGATAAGTTGCGTACCGGTTAATATAGCTAAGGCTCACAAAATAGAGCAAAAGTATAACTTTAGTGAGGATGAAATTTTAGAAATGCTAAGGCGTCGTCCGCAAACTATTGCAAATGTTGAAGAGAATTTTTCTGACTCTTCAAAGCAAACTCTAGCAAAATTCTTGCAACAAGATGTGGTTTATCTAGCCGATATTGCTGGAGTAAAATTTTATAAACTAAGAGTATAA
- the hemE gene encoding uroporphyrinogen decarboxylase, with protein MIFIDACLKKPTPYTPVWMMRQAGRYLPEYMRVRAQAGDFLSLCKDYKKASEVTLQPVEILGVDAAILFSDILVVPLEMGMDLRFEKGEGPVFTEPLRDKAALDVLSIEKSTKNLAYVYDTIKLTRENLAKDKALIGFCGAPWTIATYMIEGGGSKTYAVCKKMLYQNPEFLHQILEKVTQALILYVKEQIKAGVNAVQIFDSWAAALEEQAYFEFGFSYINKIVDSVKAEFPEIPVIVFPKGISGYLDKISGNFDVFGVDWSTPIELAKEKLSPKYVLQGNMEPTRLYSKKAIDEGIDKILDTMKGAPHIFNLGHGILPDIPVENAKYFIKQVQVKSAR; from the coding sequence ATGATTTTTATAGACGCTTGTCTTAAAAAACCGACCCCATATACGCCTGTTTGGATGATGCGCCAAGCTGGTAGATATTTGCCAGAGTATATGCGAGTACGCGCGCAAGCAGGGGATTTTTTATCTCTTTGCAAAGACTACAAAAAGGCTAGTGAAGTCACACTTCAGCCAGTTGAAATTCTTGGCGTTGATGCAGCGATTTTATTTAGCGATATCTTGGTCGTGCCTCTTGAAATGGGCATGGATCTACGTTTTGAAAAGGGAGAAGGGCCAGTTTTTACAGAGCCTTTGCGTGATAAAGCTGCACTTGACGTACTTAGTATCGAAAAATCGACTAAAAATTTAGCATACGTCTACGATACGATCAAGCTCACAAGAGAAAATTTAGCCAAAGATAAGGCGCTAATTGGCTTTTGTGGCGCACCTTGGACGATAGCTACATATATGATAGAAGGTGGCGGCAGTAAAACTTATGCGGTCTGCAAAAAAATGCTCTATCAAAATCCAGAATTTTTACATCAAATTTTAGAAAAAGTGACGCAAGCTCTCATTCTTTATGTCAAAGAGCAGATAAAAGCTGGTGTAAATGCGGTGCAAATTTTTGACAGCTGGGCAGCTGCACTTGAGGAGCAGGCTTATTTTGAGTTTGGATTTAGCTATATAAATAAAATAGTTGATAGCGTAAAAGCTGAGTTTCCAGAAATTCCGGTCATCGTTTTTCCAAAGGGGATAAGTGGCTATTTGGATAAAATTTCAGGAAATTTTGACGTTTTTGGTGTTGATTGGAGTACGCCAATTGAGCTAGCCAAAGAAAAACTAAGTCCAAAATACGTCCTTCAAGGCAATATGGAGCCAACCAGACTTTATAGCAAAAAGGCGATAGATGAAGGCATTGATAAAATTTTAGATACAATGAAAGGTGCTCCACATATCTTTAATCTAGGTCACGGAATCTTACCAGACATACCGGTTGAAAATGCAAAATATTTCATAAAACAGGTGCAAGTAAAAAGTGCAAGGTAA
- a CDS encoding YqhA family protein — MDRDARVNKKDFLLRKIFEKILLASNSFTLFPVVFGLLGAIVLFIIASYDVGKVLLEVYKYFFAADFHVENFHSEVVGEIVGAIDLYLMALVLYIFSFGIYELFISEITQLKQSKQSKVLEVHSLDELKDKLGKVIVMVLIVNFFQRVLHANFTTPLEMAYLAASILALCLGLYFLHKGDH; from the coding sequence ATGGATCGCGATGCAAGAGTAAATAAAAAGGATTTTTTATTGCGTAAGATATTTGAAAAAATTTTGCTTGCTAGCAACAGCTTTACACTTTTTCCAGTAGTTTTTGGACTTTTAGGTGCGATCGTACTTTTCATCATCGCAAGTTATGATGTCGGCAAGGTACTTTTAGAGGTTTATAAATATTTCTTTGCTGCAGATTTTCACGTTGAAAATTTCCACTCAGAAGTCGTTGGCGAGATCGTTGGAGCGATCGATCTATACTTGATGGCACTTGTTCTTTATATATTTAGCTTCGGAATTTACGAGCTTTTCATCTCAGAGATCACACAGTTAAAGCAGTCAAAGCAGAGCAAGGTGCTTGAAGTGCATTCGCTTGATGAGCTAAAAGACAAGCTTGGCAAAGTGATCGTCATGGTTTTAATCGTAAATTTCTTCCAAAGAGTGCTTCACGCAAACTTCACAACTCCGCTTGAGATGGCCTATCTTGCGGCTTCTATCCTTGCACTTTGCCTTGGACTTTACTTCCTTCACAAGGGAGATCACTAA
- a CDS encoding aspartate-semialdehyde dehydrogenase, protein MRKFNVAVVGATGAVGEELFRVMEEVEFPVGELLPLASAKSAGSEIEFNGKYYKVKELTEKVFSEHEIDIAFFSAGGSVSEKFAKFAADSGAVVIDNTSHFRMDKDIPLVVPECNPSDIAMWKNRGIIANPNCSTIQMVQILKPLNDAFSINRVDVSTYQAASGAGKEGMEELVVQMQKFFEFKLDECEPKVFAHRLALNVIPHIDVFLDNDYTKEEMKMVNETQKILHKDIEVSATCVRVPVLRSHSEAITIHFDKDVSADAAREILSKAPSVVVVDNPANKEYPMPIISSDTNETYVGRIRVDNYRPNVLHLWCSADQIRVGAATNAVRIAQKWIAMQE, encoded by the coding sequence ATGAGAAAATTTAACGTAGCTGTCGTTGGTGCTACTGGAGCGGTCGGCGAAGAGCTTTTTAGAGTGATGGAAGAGGTTGAGTTTCCAGTTGGAGAGCTTTTGCCGCTTGCTAGCGCAAAAAGTGCTGGCAGCGAGATCGAATTTAATGGCAAATATTACAAAGTAAAAGAGCTAACCGAAAAGGTTTTTAGCGAGCACGAGATAGATATAGCATTTTTTAGTGCGGGCGGTTCAGTCTCAGAAAAATTTGCCAAATTTGCAGCTGATAGTGGCGCAGTAGTCATCGATAACACCAGCCATTTTAGGATGGATAAAGACATCCCTCTTGTTGTGCCAGAGTGTAATCCAAGCGACATTGCTATGTGGAAAAATCGCGGTATCATCGCAAATCCAAACTGCTCGACTATCCAAATGGTGCAAATTTTAAAACCACTAAATGACGCTTTTAGTATCAATAGAGTCGATGTTTCTACATACCAAGCAGCAAGCGGTGCTGGCAAAGAGGGCATGGAAGAGCTTGTCGTTCAGATGCAAAAATTCTTTGAGTTTAAGCTTGATGAGTGTGAGCCAAAGGTATTTGCGCACCGCCTAGCGCTAAATGTGATCCCACACATCGATGTCTTTTTGGACAATGACTACACAAAAGAAGAGATGAAAATGGTCAATGAAACGCAAAAAATTCTTCACAAAGATATAGAAGTTAGCGCTACCTGTGTGCGTGTGCCAGTACTTAGAAGTCACTCTGAGGCGATCACTATCCATTTTGATAAGGATGTAAGTGCGGATGCAGCAAGAGAAATTTTAAGCAAAGCCCCAAGCGTCGTTGTAGTCGATAATCCAGCAAATAAAGAGTATCCGATGCCTATCATTTCAAGCGATACAAATGAGACTTATGTTGGTAGGATCAGAGTTGATAATTACAGACCTAACGTGCTTCATCTTTGGTGTAGTGCTGATCAGATCCGCGTAGGGGCTGCTACAAATGCTGTCAGGATCGCACAAAAATGGATCGCGATGCAAGAGTAA
- a CDS encoding sigma-54-dependent transcriptional regulator — MNIVIVEDDINMRKSLEIALGEYEELNIKSYKGAVEALKKLSDDTDLIITDINMPKMDGLEFIKELNGKFDVIIMTGNATLNKAIESVRLGVKDFLTKPFDVSTLYEAIKRVKLLKQKTPKTIKKIETKSENNGFLATSKALESTLNIALKAARTDASIMLSGESGVGKEVFAKFIHTNSPRKDAAFVALNMAAIPENLIESELFGFEKGAFTDAATTKKGQFELANGGTLFLDEIGEMPINLQPKLLRALQEREITRLGATKSEKIDVRIICATNTNLELAMKEGRFREDLFYRLNTIPLFIPPLRERKDEILPIAQDALEKCCKEYGFEAKNFSKAAKEELLSYDYPGNIRELISVVQRAAILSEGNEILPKDLFLQARSKK, encoded by the coding sequence ATGAATATCGTCATAGTAGAAGATGACATCAATATGCGAAAGTCGCTTGAGATCGCACTTGGCGAGTATGAAGAGCTAAACATCAAAAGCTACAAGGGCGCAGTTGAGGCTCTAAAAAAGCTAAGCGACGACACTGATCTAATCATCACTGATATAAACATGCCAAAGATGGACGGACTTGAGTTCATTAAAGAGTTAAACGGCAAATTTGACGTCATCATAATGACAGGAAATGCGACGCTTAATAAGGCGATAGAGAGCGTTAGGCTCGGCGTGAAGGACTTTTTAACAAAGCCATTTGACGTCTCGACGCTATATGAAGCGATAAAAAGGGTCAAGCTTCTTAAGCAAAAAACTCCAAAAACTATAAAAAAAATAGAAACAAAAAGCGAAAATAACGGCTTTTTAGCCACTTCAAAGGCGCTTGAATCTACGCTAAATATCGCGCTAAAAGCCGCAAGGACTGACGCTTCAATAATGCTTAGTGGCGAAAGCGGCGTTGGCAAGGAGGTCTTTGCTAAATTTATCCACACAAACTCACCTAGAAAAGATGCAGCATTTGTTGCTTTAAATATGGCGGCGATCCCTGAAAATTTGATAGAAAGTGAGCTTTTTGGCTTTGAAAAAGGTGCATTCACCGACGCTGCGACTACAAAAAAAGGACAGTTTGAGCTAGCAAATGGCGGAACGCTATTTTTAGATGAGATCGGCGAGATGCCTATAAATTTACAACCAAAGCTGCTTCGTGCCTTGCAGGAGCGCGAGATAACAAGACTTGGCGCTACAAAGAGCGAAAAGATAGATGTTCGCATCATCTGCGCTACAAACACAAATTTAGAGCTTGCGATGAAGGAGGGCAGGTTTAGAGAGGATCTTTTCTACCGCCTAAATACGATCCCGCTTTTCATCCCGCCACTTCGCGAGCGAAAGGATGAAATTTTACCTATCGCTCAGGATGCTTTAGAAAAGTGCTGTAAAGAGTATGGCTTTGAGGCTAAAAATTTCTCAAAAGCAGCAAAAGAAGAGCTTTTGAGCTACGACTATCCAGGCAACATAAGAGAGCTCATTTCAGTCGTGCAAAGAGCGGCGATACTAAGCGAGGGCAATGAAATTTTGCCAAAAGATCTATTTTTACAAGCTAGAAGCAAAAAATAG
- a CDS encoding LPP20 family lipoprotein, whose translation MKVKILSFTLIIAIFGGCSFNGFMGEPTNTSNRNVVIQKVDKDDLREVMKKEKMIYDSAPRETTFRATGEGIAPLNSLSYAQSVTLAKRAAMADAYSQLAGKLYGVKINAEDTVRDAMLNDSSITSKVQGLVKNARIVNENFKDGLYKVNMELKIDEDKWREVFSY comes from the coding sequence ATGAAGGTTAAAATTTTATCTTTTACTTTGATAATTGCTATTTTTGGTGGCTGCTCATTTAACGGCTTTATGGGCGAGCCAACTAACACATCAAACCGCAACGTAGTCATCCAAAAGGTCGATAAAGACGATCTTAGAGAGGTGATGAAAAAAGAGAAGATGATATATGATAGCGCTCCAAGAGAGACCACTTTTAGAGCCACAGGCGAGGGCATAGCTCCGCTAAATTCGCTCTCATACGCTCAGTCAGTTACACTTGCAAAAAGAGCGGCGATGGCTGATGCTTATTCGCAGCTTGCTGGTAAGCTTTATGGCGTAAAGATCAACGCTGAAGACACCGTAAGAGACGCGATGCTAAACGACTCATCTATCACTTCAAAGGTTCAAGGACTTGTCAAAAATGCAAGGATCGTGAATGAAAATTTCAAAGACGGGCTTTATAAGGTAAATATGGAGCTTAAGATAGACGAAGATAAGTGGCGAGAAGTCTTTTCTTACTAA